In the genome of Streptomyces sp. SAI-127, the window CCTCACCGGCTGGACCCGGGCCCACTGGGAAGCCGTCGCCGACCGGCTGCTCGACGGGCTCCTGCCCTACGCCACCCCGGGGTTCGCCCAGTACCGGCTGCCCGGCCCGCCCAGTCACTCCGGGGCCTGGTCCGACGGCCTCGAGGGGTTCGCGCGGTCCTTCCTGCTCGCGGCCTTCCGGATCGCCGGGTCGGCGGGGCGGGTCGGCCCCGCGCTCGTCGAGCGGTACGCCGCCGGACTCGCCGCCGGCACCGACCCGCACCACCCCGAGCACTGGCCGGCGATCACCGACCGTGCCCAGCCGATGGTGGAGGCGGCCTCGATCGCCCTCGCCCTGCACGAGTCCCGGCCCTGGCTGTGGGACCGGCTCGACGACAAGGTGCGGGCCCGGGTGACCGAGTGGCTCGGCCGGTTCGTCGGGGCGACCGCCAACGACTCCAACTGGCGGCTCTTCCAGGTGATCACGGAGGAGTTCCTGGCCTCCGTCGGCGCCCCGCACAGCCGGGAGGAGATCGACGCGGGCCTCGCCCGGCTGGACGACTGGTACCGGGGCGGCGGCTGGTACACCGACGGCGACGGGAAGAAGTTCGACTACTACAACGCCTGGGCGCTGCACCTGTACCCGGTGCTGTGGGCCCGGATCGCGGGACCGCGCGCCGACCCGGGGACCGTGTCCCGTCACCGCGACCGGCTGCGGGAGTTCCTCGGCGTCCACCAGTACTTCTTCGGCTCCGACGGCGCCCCCGTCCACCAGGGCCGCTCCCTCACCTACCGGTTCGCGGCCGCCGCCCCGCTCTGGGCGGGAGCCCTCGCCGACGCCACCCCGCTGCCGCCCGGCGTCACCCGCCGCCTGGCCTCCGGCACTCTGAAGCACTTCGCCGAGCGGGGCGCCCCCGACGAGCGCGGCCTGCTCACCCTCGGCTGGTACCGGCCGTTCGGGGGAGTGCTCCAGCGCTACTCGGGCCCCGCCTCCCCGTACTGGGCGAGCAAGGCGTTCCTCGGCCTGCTGCTGCCCGCGGACCACCCCGTGTGGACGGCCCCCGAGGAGCCCGGCCCCGTCGACACCAGCGACACCGTCCTCGCCCTGCCCGCCCCCGGCTGGCTGCTCCACTCGACCGCTTCCGACGGCATCGTCCGCCTCGTCAACCACGGCACCGACCGCCTGCCGCCCCCGCCCGCGGCCGACGACGACAGCCCGCACTACGCCAAGCTCGCCTACTCCACCGCCACCGCCCCCGAGACCCCCCTCGGCCCCGACAACCACCTCGCCCTGCTCGCCCCCGACGGCACCCCGTCCCCCCGCGGCCGTATCCACCCGCTGCACTGCGAAGGCCGCAGGGCCGCCTCTTGGCACCTCGCACTCGGGCACCGTGTCGAGACGGTGAGCGTGGTGCACGGGCCGTGGGAGGTACGCGTGCACCGCATCCCGGTGAACGACGTCCCGGTGCGGGAAGGGGGGGTGGGCCCTCGCCGACGACAGCGGGCCGCCGATCGCCGAGTCCGGGCCCGGCTGGGCGCGGGTCCGCCGGGCCGCGGACGGACTGACGAGCACCGTCGTCGGCCTGTACGGCTGGGGCGAGGCCGACGGCACGGTCGTGGCGGCCGAGGACACCAACGCCTGCGGTCGGTACTCGGCGACCCCCGTCCTCGAAGGCACCGGCGCCCTCCTGGTCACCCTCGTGGCACTCGGCACCGACGTACCGGTCACGGGCGCGGCCGCCACGCTCACCCCGGGCGGCACCGTCGAGATCCGTTTCCCCGACGGCACCCGCCTCAGTACTGGGCCAGCGTCACCGCCTGATCCAGGGCCTGCAGAAAGGAGTTGACCGTCGCCCGGTCCCGCACCGCGAGCCGCAGCCACTCCTCGCCGAGTCCCGGGAACGTGTCCCCGCGCCGCACCGCGAAACCGAGGTCGCGCAGATGCCGTCGTACGACAGCCCCCTTCGGCAGTCGTACGAGAACGAAGGGGCCCTGTGCCGGCTCGACCACCCGGAGCCCGTCCGAGGCGAACTCCCGCAGCCCGGCGACGAGATGGGCCCGGTCGGTGGCCACGCGGTGGGCCGCGTGGGCGGCCTCCGCCAGAGCACGTGGCTCCATGCACGCCAGGGCCGCCGCGAGGGCCGGTGTGGAGACCGGCCACAGCGGCTGGGCCCGCTCCAGGGCGGCGATCGTCTCCGGGGCGGCCAGGACATAGCCGATCCGGAGCCCGGCCAGGCCCCAGGTCTTCGTCAGGCTGCGCAGGACGACGAGTCCGGGCACGTCCGTCCGCCCGGCCAGCGCCTCGCGCTCGCCCGGCACCGCGTCCAGGAACGCCTCGTCCACCACCAATGTCCGCCCAGGACGGGCCAGTTCGGCGATCGTGGCGGCCGGATGCAGGACCGAGGTGGGGTTGGTCGGATTGCCGACGACCACCAGGTCGGCGTCCTCGGGGATCGCCGCCGGGTCGAGCCGGAAGCCGTCCTCCTCCCGCAACAGCACCCGGTCGACCGTGTGCCCGGCATCCCGCAGCGCCGCCTCCGGCTCGGTGAACTGCGGGTGCACCACCACCGCATGACGAATCGTCAGACCCCGGGCGAGCAGCACGAACGCCTCGGCGGCCCCCGCCGTCAGCAGCACCCGCTCCACGGGCACCTCGTGCCGGGCCGCCACCGCCGCCCGCGCCGCACGCCCGTCGGGATAGGCGGCGAGCCCGGCCAGCGATCCGGCGATCCGCTCCCGCAGCCAGACCGGGGGAGTGTCCGCGCGGACGTTCACGGCGAGGTCGGTGAGCCGCGCCCCGTCGTCCCGCACCTCGGCGTCGCCGTGGTGCCGCAGGTCGTGGCCGCCGGCTCGGTCAGTGCGCATGGGTGTGGGCGCCGGCGTGGTGGCCGTGGTGGTGATGGTGGCCGTCGTCGTCCGGGTGGAAGTGCGGCTGCTGGGGCAGCCCCACCTTGTCCTCGAAGCCCGGCAGCGCGATGCGATACACGCACGAGTCGCAGTTCATCCGCAGGTCGCCCTTGACGGCCTCCTCGTACCGCTCCATCACCAGGTCGAGCAGCTCCGGCTCCGGACCGATGACCTCCGCCGAGCGCACCTCGACCTCCGGATGCGCGGCCGCCCAGCCCTCGGTCTGCTGCTTCACCCGGTCCGGCAGGATCCCGGTGAACAGGAAGTAGGGCAGCACGACGATCCTGCGCGCCCCCAGCGCCACACACCGGTCGAGCCCGCTCGGCACGTCCGGCGCGGCCAGCGACACGAACGCCGTCTCCACGCCCGCGTATCCGCGCCCCTCCCACAGCAGCCGGGCCGCCTTGTACACCTCGGCGTTGGCGTCGGGATCGGTGGAACCCCGCCCGACGAGCAGCACGGTCACGTCCGCCCGGTCCATCGGGGTGCGCCCCCCGGTCGCGCCCAGCGACTCGTCGAGACGCCGCTCCAGGACGTTCAGCAGCGCCGGGTGCGGGCCCAGCGGACGCCCGTAGGTGTACGAGATCCCCGGGTGACGCTCCTGCTCGCGGGACAGCGCCGCCGGGATGTCGCCCTTGGCGTGCCCGGCGGACACCAGCATCAGCGGTACGGCGGCGAACCGGCGGACGCCCCGTTCCACCAGCTCGGTCACCGCGTCGCCCAGCGGCGGCGGGGAGAGCTCGATGAAGCCGCCCGCGACGGGCAGTTCGGGGTGGCGGGCCCCCAGCTCCCGGACGAAGTCACGGAACGCCTCGGCTCCGGCCTCGTCCCGGGTGCCATGACCGGCGATGAGCAGGGCGGGCGGCGGGGTGGTCACGATGTCTCCTCGGAAGGGTGGGTGGGGTGGTACAGCAGGGCGTTGAGCGCCGCGGAGGCGACCGCCGAACCGCCCTTCTCGGACACGTTGCTCACGGCGGGCAGCCCACTCTCGCGCAACGCGGCCTTGGACTCCACGGCGCCGACGAAGCCGACGGGCAGCCCGATGACGAGCGCCGGGGCCGCGCCCAGGGTCAGCAACTCCTCCAGCGCGGTGGGCGCGTTGCCGATCACCCAGATCGCCCCGGGGCCGACCTGCTCGTGGGCGAGGCGGATGGCGTGGGCCGAACGGGTCAGACCGGGCCCCGACTTCGCGTCCCGCAGCCGGCAGACGGTCTCCCGCCGGGTGATGCCGGCCGCGACCATCTCCACGTCCGTGACGACGGGCGCGCCGGAGTGCAGCGCGGCGTGCGCCTTCTCCAGGTCGCTCTCGTCCATGACCAGATCGGTGGCGTACTCCAGATCGGCGGCGGAGTGGATGACCCTCTCCACCACCGCCCGGGTCAGCGGCGGGAAGTGCGAGGTGTCCAGGCGGGCACGCAGCCGCCGGTAGGACTCCACCTCGATCGGGTGGACGACACGGTTCACTTGGCGCCCTCCTGCCAGCGGTAGCCGCGCGGCGTCACCATGCGCCCCGCGATGTCGCGGGTCGCCGTGTTGCCCACGGTCACGACCGTCATCATGTCGACCGTGGCCGGGTCGAGAGCGGCCAGGGTCGTCAGCCGGGCGGACTCGTCCGGCCGCGACGCGTTCCGTACGACACCGACCGGCGTCGCCGGCTCCCGGTGCCCGGCGAGGATGGCCAGCGCCTTGGGCAGCTGCCAGTCCCGGCCCCGGGAGCGGGGGTTGTAGAAGGTGACCACGATGTCCGCCTCGGCCGCGGCCCGCACCCGCCGCTCGATGACCTCCCACGGCGTGTGCAGGTCGGACAGGCTGATGGACACGTGGTCGTGGCCCAGCGGGGCACCGAGGATCGCGGCCGCCGCGAGCGCGGCCGTGACCCCCGGCACCCCGATCACGTCGATGTCGTCGGAGGCCTCGGCGAGCGCGGGGGAGGCCATCGCGTACACGCCGGCGTCCCCGCTGCCGATGAGCGCGACGGCCTGGCCCTTGCGGGCCTCTTCGACGGCCGTGCGCGCCCGCTCCTCCTCGGCCCCCAGGCCCGACTCCAGGACCCGGGTCCCGGGCCGGAGCAGATCACGGATCTGGTCGACGTACTGGTCGAGCCCGACCAGCACCGAAGCCCGCCGCAACTCCGCCTTCGCGCGGGGCGTGAGCAGGTCCCGGGCGCCGGGACCGAGTCCGACGACCGCGAGCCGGCCGCGCGCGGGACGCCGTACGACAGCGCAGGTCGCCATGGCGGGCCGCGCGGCCGATTTCCGCTTGGGGACGAGGAGTTCACCGCCGCCGATCAGCGCGGCGGCCTCGGCGACGGAAGGGGTGCCCACGGCGGCGAGGGGCGCGTCCGACGGGTTGGGCACCTCGACGGCGGCCAACTCCTCGGCGGAGTGGGTGACCAGGGGCACGCCGAGCCGCTCGGCCGCCGCCACGATCCCCGGCTCCTGAGCCTTGGCGTCCACGGTGGCGAGTTCGGTGACGCTGCGGGCGGACAGCCCTGCCCGGCGCAACGAGTCCTCGATCAACTCCACGATCTCCTCGGTGGGCGCGCCCCTGGAGGCGCCCACGCCGACGACGACGGTGGGCGGGCGCAGCACGACCTCCTGCCCGGAGAGCTCGACGAGCCGGTCCGTGACCCGGATGCCGTACGCCCCCTCCCCGGCGACCGGCAGCGGCGGCAGCGGCCAGCCCGACTCGTTGTGCAGGGCGACGGGTTCCCCGTCCAGCAGCGCCCGTGAGACGGCGGCCACCGCCCCCTCCACCGGCAGCCCGAGCATGTCGAGCCCGGGCACCCCCACCGCGTCGGTCGCCGTCGTCACCACGGGCTCGGCACCCAGCAACTCCCCGGCCTCCCGGGCGAGTTCATTGGCGCCGCCGCCGTGTCCGCCGACCAGGGACACGGCGAACCGCCCGCCCTCGTCGACACACACCACACCCGGGTCGCGGGCCTTGTCGCCGAGCAGCGGCGCGATCAGCCGTACGACCGCCCCCGTGGCCAGGAAACACACGAGCTGCTCGCACTCCGCGAACGCCCGCCGTACGGCGTCGCCCACGGGCCCGTCGTACACGCGCGTACGGTCCGGCCATGCAGCGGCCAGCCGGTCGCGTGCCGCCGCCCCCGCCGCGGTGGCGGAAATGAGGCCGATCACTGAGCAACTCCTTCATGAGAGACGGGGTTTCTGGCACCCCACAGCAGAAAGACCGGATTGGTCGCCGCGAGCCGGGTCACATCCCCGGGCAGCGGTGCGAGGCGGGACGACTGGAGCAGTACGCCGTCGCAGTCGAACCCGGCGTCGGTGAGTGCCGCGCGTACGGCCGGCACCCGGTCGAGCGCGGCCATGGCGACGACGACGCTCCGCCGGGCCCGCCGCGCGCACACGGCGACGATGTCGGGCAGTTCGCGTCCACCACCGCCGACGAACACGGCGTCCGGGTCGTCGAGTTCCGCGAGCGCGTCCGGCGCGGACCCCTGCACGATCCGTACGTCGACCGCGTGGGCGGCCGCGTTGGCGCGGATCCGTTCGACGCCGTCGGGCGCCTTCTCGACCGCGACGACGGCGGCGCCGAGCCGCGCGCACTCCACGGCCACGGACCCGGAGCCCGCGCCGACGTCCCACACCAGATCCCCGAGCCGCGGCCCGAGCCGCGCCAGCGCCAGCGCCCGCACCTCGAACTTGGTGATCATCGAGTCCCGGTGGGTGAACTCGCCCTCCTCCAGGGCCCATCGGACGGGCGGGGCCGCGGGCCCGGCCACCGTGCGCACGGCACCGAGCGCCCGCGACCCGTCGAGACACAGCACGACACTGACCGCCGTACCCCAGTCCCGGGCGGCGGCCTCGGCGGGGGTGACACGCTCGACGCGTTCGTCGTCGGTACCCAGGGCGGAGGCGACGACGAGCACGCGGGTGTGAGCCGTGAGCGCGGCTCCCAGCTCGGCGGGGCCCGCCCCCGGCCCCGTCAGCACCGCCACCTTCGGTCGGGCACGGCACACGTTCACCGCCGTACGGAGATCACGCCCGTGCGCGCTGACCACCACCGCGTCGTCCCACGTCAGTCCGACCCGCGCGAAGGCGGCGGCGACGGAGGAGACCCCGGGCCGCACGTCCAGCGCGGCGGGCCCGAACCGCTCGGCCAGCACCCGCACGATCCCGAAGAACCCGGGGTCACCGGAGGCCAGCACGACCACCCGCCGTTCCTTCTCCAGGTACTCCGCCATGGCGTCGAGGGCGGGAGCCAGCGGCCCGAGCACGATCCGCTCCGCGGCCTCCGGCAGCCGTACGGCATCCAGGTGCCGCCGCCCGCCCACCACCAGTTCGGCGCCGGCCAGGAACTCCTGGGGCGGCGCCCCCGTCCCCGTACCCACGACCGTGATCACGTGCCGGCACCCCGCGCCGCGCGCAGGGCCCGCCGGGCCTCCGGGTCGGCCTTGCGGTACCCGTGGAAGTGACCGGGGTGGTAGAGGTGCGACCGCGTGCCCTCGGAGTCCAGCGCCGGGCCGACCAGGAAGAGCGTGTGCTTCCAGAGCTTGTGCTCCTTGACGGTCTCCTCCAGCGTCTCGATCGTGCACCGCACGACCAGCTCCTCCGGCCAGGTCGCCTGGTAGGCGACGACGACCGGCGTGGAGGTCGGATAGCCGCCCTCTAGCAGCTCCCGCACCAGCTGCCCGCTGCGCGCCGCCGACAGGAAGATCGCCATGGTGGTGCCGTGCTTGGCGAACTCCCGCACCTCCTCGCCGGGCGGCATGGGCGTCTTGCCGCCGCCGAGCCGGGTGAGCACGACGGACTGCGCGACCTCGGGGATGGTCAGCTCGCGCTGCGCGAGCGCGGCGACCGCGGAGAACGCCGAGACACCGGGCACGACCTCGGTCTCGATGCCGATCCGCGCACACCGGTCGAGCTGCTCCTGCGTGCCGCCCCACAGGGCGGGGTCCCCGGAGTGGATCCGGGCGACCTTGAGGCCCTCTTCGCGCGCCCGCCCGTACACCGCGACGACGTCCTCGAGCGACATCGTCGCCGAGTCGAGGATCTCCGCGTCCTCGCGCGCGTGCTCGAGGACCTCCGCCTGCACCAGGCTCGCGGCCCAGATCACGACGTCGGCCTCGGCGATGGCGCGCGCGGCCCGGAACGTCAGCAGATCGGCGGCGCCGGGGCCGGCACCGACGAAGGTCACCTTGCCGGTGGGGGCATCGGCCATGGGAATCGGTCCTCTCGTTGCAAAAGGTGTCAAGGGTGTCGCCGGTGCGATGGCCGGATGTGCGCGGACGGGGGTTCGGAACAGCTGGCGACGTAGTGAGCAGGAGTGGGTTCGGGTGAGTGTGAGGGAGCGCCGGGGCCGGATGTGCGGGGCCGGTCGTCCGTGGTGTGCCGGAGGTTTTCGCTGCTGCCAAGGGGGGTGTCTGCGGTCGAGGCCCTGGGGGGAACGAGTGTTCTTGGGGCGAATGGGTGACCTTTGCGGGTGGTGCTCGTTGACTGCGGTGACGGGGGGCTCGAACCGCGGGCGGGGGTGAAGGGGTGAGCGGGCTGCGGGAGCCGGCGGCGTCGTTTGTGGTGCCCGCTCCGGCCGGGGTGGCTGTCCGGGACCGGCTGCGGGCGTCTGAGGCGGATGCGGCGGTGCTCACCGAGGTCGGTGTCTACTTGGGGTCGCTGGCGGCCGGGGATCTCGCGGAGCGCTCCCGGCAGGGGCTGGCGCATGATGCGGCCTCCTGGGCGGTGCGCAAGCGAGAGCTGACGGGGAGGTCGTCGGGGCGCTGGGCGGGCAGTATCACCAAGGCCAGCCATGACCAGTGGGCGCTGGCCCGGCGTGGGCAGGCCGCCCACATGGCCTGGCTGCGGGGGCAGATCGCCTCCATCGAGGCGCGGCTGGCCCGGCCGCTCGGTGCGAACGCCGACAAGCGCGCGGGGTTGGTGCGCGGGTATGCCTGGCGGGGCGAGTGGCATGCCAAGTCCCGCCGCCTGCAGACGCTGAAGGACCGGCTGGCGGTGGTGGAGGCGGACCGGGTGCGTGTGGTGCGCGGCGGCAAACGCCTCGCCAACACCCGCCACCACCTTGCGGCGGCCGGACTGGAC includes:
- the cobC gene encoding Rv2231c family pyridoxal phosphate-dependent protein CobC, with translation MRTDRAGGHDLRHHGDAEVRDDGARLTDLAVNVRADTPPVWLRERIAGSLAGLAAYPDGRAARAAVAARHEVPVERVLLTAGAAEAFVLLARGLTIRHAVVVHPQFTEPEAALRDAGHTVDRVLLREEDGFRLDPAAIPEDADLVVVGNPTNPTSVLHPAATIAELARPGRTLVVDEAFLDAVPGEREALAGRTDVPGLVVLRSLTKTWGLAGLRIGYVLAAPETIAALERAQPLWPVSTPALAAALACMEPRALAEAAHAAHRVATDRAHLVAGLREFASDGLRVVEPAQGPFVLVRLPKGAVVRRHLRDLGFAVRRGDTFPGLGEEWLRLAVRDRATVNSFLQALDQAVTLAQY
- a CDS encoding sirohydrochlorin chelatase encodes the protein MTTPPPALLIAGHGTRDEAGAEAFRDFVRELGARHPELPVAGGFIELSPPPLGDAVTELVERGVRRFAAVPLMLVSAGHAKGDIPAALSREQERHPGISYTYGRPLGPHPALLNVLERRLDESLGATGGRTPMDRADVTVLLVGRGSTDPDANAEVYKAARLLWEGRGYAGVETAFVSLAAPDVPSGLDRCVALGARRIVVLPYFLFTGILPDRVKQQTEGWAAAHPEVEVRSAEVIGPEPELLDLVMERYEEAVKGDLRMNCDSCVYRIALPGFEDKVGLPQQPHFHPDDDGHHHHHGHHAGAHTHAH
- a CDS encoding precorrin-8X methylmutase; the protein is MNRVVHPIEVESYRRLRARLDTSHFPPLTRAVVERVIHSAADLEYATDLVMDESDLEKAHAALHSGAPVVTDVEMVAAGITRRETVCRLRDAKSGPGLTRSAHAIRLAHEQVGPGAIWVIGNAPTALEELLTLGAAPALVIGLPVGFVGAVESKAALRESGLPAVSNVSEKGGSAVASAALNALLYHPTHPSEETS
- the cobJ gene encoding precorrin-3B C(17)-methyltransferase, with the protein product MIGLISATAAGAAARDRLAAAWPDRTRVYDGPVGDAVRRAFAECEQLVCFLATGAVVRLIAPLLGDKARDPGVVCVDEGGRFAVSLVGGHGGGANELAREAGELLGAEPVVTTATDAVGVPGLDMLGLPVEGAVAAVSRALLDGEPVALHNESGWPLPPLPVAGEGAYGIRVTDRLVELSGQEVVLRPPTVVVGVGASRGAPTEEIVELIEDSLRRAGLSARSVTELATVDAKAQEPGIVAAAERLGVPLVTHSAEELAAVEVPNPSDAPLAAVGTPSVAEAAALIGGGELLVPKRKSAARPAMATCAVVRRPARGRLAVVGLGPGARDLLTPRAKAELRRASVLVGLDQYVDQIRDLLRPGTRVLESGLGAEEERARTAVEEARKGQAVALIGSGDAGVYAMASPALAEASDDIDVIGVPGVTAALAAAAILGAPLGHDHVSISLSDLHTPWEVIERRVRAAAEADIVVTFYNPRSRGRDWQLPKALAILAGHREPATPVGVVRNASRPDESARLTTLAALDPATVDMMTVVTVGNTATRDIAGRMVTPRGYRWQEGAK
- the cbiE gene encoding precorrin-6y C5,15-methyltransferase (decarboxylating) subunit CbiE, which encodes MITVVGTGTGAPPQEFLAGAELVVGGRRHLDAVRLPEAAERIVLGPLAPALDAMAEYLEKERRVVVLASGDPGFFGIVRVLAERFGPAALDVRPGVSSVAAAFARVGLTWDDAVVVSAHGRDLRTAVNVCRARPKVAVLTGPGAGPAELGAALTAHTRVLVVASALGTDDERVERVTPAEAAARDWGTAVSVVLCLDGSRALGAVRTVAGPAAPPVRWALEEGEFTHRDSMITKFEVRALALARLGPRLGDLVWDVGAGSGSVAVECARLGAAVVAVEKAPDGVERIRANAAAHAVDVRIVQGSAPDALAELDDPDAVFVGGGGRELPDIVAVCARRARRSVVVAMAALDRVPAVRAALTDAGFDCDGVLLQSSRLAPLPGDVTRLAATNPVFLLWGARNPVSHEGVAQ
- the cobM gene encoding precorrin-4 C(11)-methyltransferase; the protein is MADAPTGKVTFVGAGPGAADLLTFRAARAIAEADVVIWAASLVQAEVLEHAREDAEILDSATMSLEDVVAVYGRAREEGLKVARIHSGDPALWGGTQEQLDRCARIGIETEVVPGVSAFSAVAALAQRELTIPEVAQSVVLTRLGGGKTPMPPGEEVREFAKHGTTMAIFLSAARSGQLVRELLEGGYPTSTPVVVAYQATWPEELVVRCTIETLEETVKEHKLWKHTLFLVGPALDSEGTRSHLYHPGHFHGYRKADPEARRALRAARGAGT